One region of Azoarcus sp. CIB genomic DNA includes:
- a CDS encoding diguanylate cyclase has protein sequence MNLVAQAADARHERRKAFDAARLCPALTISLTLPLSAYAQAGTPAGTGDILANLIATVFYVGFTAALLLNSLLQFLANRDRNYLIYAGFAFGAGLSLLAVGLLHGFAPDGADGGWTTTAEPIGLALAGLCAALFNREYLRTATRSPRIDLALKVFAALFGLALAGAFVLPGAYPGTLIAGISPAFALLATACAVHGRQQKLPGATLLIAGWTAMLIGALLFLATHTALLRPEGLPIHAIQLAWAFGVLTMSLALAERTGSNWRERAARHADDIASLEHSIESLQASEQFLTQGMAQRSQEIESLTHRLQESEQRFQEMAHHDPLTGLANQLLLTDRIDQGIIRAKRHNTRIGVVMLDLDEFSSINDSYGQDVGDEILKAVAQRLRTIVREQDTVARPENDQFVIVLEEVFDMDDLQRVANAVTAVAGEAIQVDGQTFMLDVSMGSAISGNEGSNAVSLLKQASKLMRRAKEGKRLNRQHGSARSIAQA, from the coding sequence ATGAACCTTGTGGCGCAAGCAGCTGACGCGAGACATGAACGCCGCAAGGCATTCGATGCCGCACGCCTGTGCCCCGCCCTGACAATCTCGCTGACGCTTCCGCTCTCGGCCTATGCGCAGGCAGGAACGCCGGCCGGAACGGGTGACATCCTCGCAAACCTGATCGCCACCGTCTTCTACGTCGGCTTCACGGCAGCCCTGCTGCTCAACAGCCTGCTGCAGTTTCTCGCCAACCGCGATCGCAATTACCTCATTTACGCGGGATTCGCGTTCGGCGCGGGCCTCAGCCTGCTGGCGGTCGGACTGCTCCACGGCTTTGCGCCCGACGGGGCCGACGGCGGCTGGACCACGACCGCCGAACCGATCGGCCTTGCTCTCGCCGGACTGTGCGCCGCCCTGTTCAACCGCGAATACCTGCGCACCGCCACGCGGTCGCCGCGAATCGACCTTGCGCTCAAGGTCTTTGCGGCACTGTTCGGCCTCGCGCTGGCCGGCGCCTTCGTGCTGCCGGGCGCTTACCCGGGCACGCTGATCGCCGGCATCAGCCCGGCCTTCGCCCTGCTGGCGACCGCATGCGCCGTTCACGGCCGCCAGCAGAAACTGCCGGGCGCGACGCTTCTCATCGCCGGCTGGACCGCGATGCTCATCGGCGCGCTCCTGTTCCTCGCCACCCATACGGCGCTGCTGCGTCCGGAGGGGCTCCCGATCCACGCGATCCAGCTCGCATGGGCGTTCGGCGTGCTGACGATGTCGCTCGCACTCGCCGAACGCACCGGCTCGAACTGGCGCGAACGCGCCGCCCGGCACGCGGACGACATCGCCAGCCTGGAGCACTCGATCGAGTCCCTGCAGGCATCCGAACAGTTCCTCACCCAGGGCATGGCGCAGCGCAGCCAGGAGATCGAATCCCTCACCCATCGCCTGCAGGAAAGCGAGCAGCGCTTCCAGGAGATGGCGCATCACGATCCGCTCACCGGCCTGGCGAACCAGCTGCTGCTCACCGACCGCATCGACCAGGGCATCATCCGCGCCAAGCGCCACAACACCCGCATCGGCGTCGTGATGCTCGACCTCGACGAATTCAGCTCGATCAACGACAGCTACGGACAGGACGTCGGCGACGAGATCCTCAAAGCCGTCGCGCAGCGGCTGCGCACCATCGTGCGCGAACAGGACACGGTCGCACGCCCCGAGAACGACCAGTTCGTGATCGTGCTCGAGGAAGTGTTCGACATGGACGACCTGCAGCGCGTCGCGAACGCCGTCACCGCGGTTGCCGGCGAGGCGATCCAGGTCGACGGCCAGACTTTCATGCTCGACGTCTCGATGGGCAGCGCAATTTCGGGCAACGAAGGCTCCAATGCGGTCAGCCTGCTCAAGCAGGCGAGCAAGCTCATGCGCCGCGCCAAGGAAGGCAAGCGCCTCAACCGCCAGCACGGCAGCGCCCGCAGCATCGCCCAGGCGTGA
- the cobU gene encoding bifunctional adenosylcobinamide kinase/adenosylcobinamide-phosphate guanylyltransferase has translation MPAHFILGGARSGKSSHAESLAVASGLPVTVIATAEALDDEMKARIRRHQDDRPSGWRTVETPVALAATLAREATEGRCVIVDCLTLWLSNLMADACNLAEPAVAGLPPALHAERAALLKTLPTLRGEVLLVANEVGLGLVPDTALGRLFRDEAGRLNQMVAAACERVTFVAAGLPLALKGGA, from the coding sequence ATGCCCGCACACTTCATCCTCGGCGGCGCGCGCTCCGGCAAGAGCAGCCACGCCGAATCCCTCGCCGTCGCCAGCGGCCTGCCCGTCACCGTGATCGCCACCGCGGAAGCCCTCGACGACGAGATGAAGGCCCGCATCCGTCGCCATCAGGACGACCGCCCGAGCGGCTGGCGCACCGTCGAAACGCCGGTCGCGCTCGCCGCGACGCTCGCGCGCGAAGCCACCGAAGGACGCTGCGTGATCGTCGACTGCCTGACGCTGTGGCTGTCCAACCTGATGGCCGACGCCTGCAACCTGGCCGAGCCTGCCGTGGCCGGACTGCCGCCGGCGCTCCACGCGGAGCGCGCGGCACTGCTGAAAACCCTGCCGACGCTGCGCGGCGAGGTCCTGCTCGTCGCCAACGAGGTCGGCCTGGGCCTCGTCCCCGACACTGCGCTCGGACGCCTCTTCCGCGACGAAGCGGGTCGCCTCAACCAGATGGTGGCTGCCGCCTGCGAGCGCGTCACCTTCGTCGCCGCAGGCCTGCCCCTCGCACTCAAGGGCGGCGCCTGA
- a CDS encoding TonB-dependent receptor: MNIRLSATAVAVAAALPFASGALAAEEKTGDTVVVTATRMPTPINELLSDLTVIEREDIELAGQSTLAEFLAAQASVQFSQAGGPGTTTGIYLRGGAASHTLILIDGVRTGSATLGEPIPQNIPLSQIDRIEILRGPASALYGSDAVGGVIQVFTRRGEAGGPRVDAFVGAGSYGRSEATAGVSGGDQRWSYNLSGGYAESEGYSARRKAVADPDKDGHRNTNFAGSLAFRPAAGHEVGMSVLHSDQRAWYDNQFSPLPANVRSDSVASTLRLYSLNRITDIWDSSLTFGRSIDDGRDRFSEFSPEAHFTTVQDQTVWQNTFRLPIGRVMLGYEYLEQHVDTGQPIAVDKRSVGSVLAGWQGSFGRNRLQANLRHDDNSRFEDKTTGSLAYGYQLNDQWRVHASYGTSFAAPTFNDLYWPEDVFVCTTAICGFDMSFITRGNRDVKPEEGRSRELALHWEGAHAAASVTYFNNKVRNLIDWQSTFPSPGVSLLMPSNVASAKLEGVSLSGRADVGAWNASANIDFLKARDEDSGDHLQRRADRTATFRLSRSMGQLLAGGELVASGARYSSNGERERLGGYGIVNLFARYAIDRAWSLEGRVNNLFDKKYELIKDYNTPGANVFVGVRYAPK, translated from the coding sequence ATGAATATCCGCTTGTCCGCTACCGCCGTCGCGGTGGCCGCCGCATTGCCGTTTGCCTCCGGTGCACTGGCCGCCGAAGAAAAGACCGGTGACACCGTCGTCGTGACCGCGACGCGCATGCCGACCCCGATCAACGAGTTGCTCAGCGATCTGACTGTCATCGAACGCGAGGACATCGAGCTCGCCGGCCAGTCGACGCTGGCCGAGTTCCTTGCCGCGCAGGCGAGCGTGCAGTTCTCGCAGGCAGGCGGTCCGGGCACCACCACGGGCATCTATCTGCGCGGCGGGGCGGCGAGCCACACGCTGATCCTCATCGACGGCGTGCGCACGGGCTCGGCGACCCTTGGCGAGCCGATTCCGCAGAACATCCCGCTGTCCCAGATCGACAGGATCGAGATCCTGCGCGGCCCGGCGAGCGCGCTGTACGGCAGCGACGCGGTCGGCGGCGTGATCCAGGTCTTCACGCGTCGCGGCGAGGCGGGCGGACCACGCGTCGATGCCTTCGTCGGCGCAGGCAGCTATGGGCGCAGCGAGGCCACCGCCGGCGTTTCGGGCGGCGACCAGCGCTGGTCCTACAATCTCTCTGGCGGTTATGCGGAGTCCGAAGGCTACAGCGCACGCCGCAAGGCCGTCGCGGATCCGGACAAGGATGGCCACCGCAACACGAATTTTGCCGGCAGCCTGGCCTTCCGTCCCGCTGCGGGCCACGAAGTCGGAATGTCGGTACTGCACAGCGACCAGCGCGCCTGGTACGACAACCAGTTCTCGCCGCTGCCCGCGAACGTCCGCAGCGACAGCGTCGCTTCGACGCTCAGGCTGTACAGCCTGAACCGCATCACCGACATCTGGGACTCGTCGCTGACTTTCGGCCGTTCGATCGACGACGGTCGCGACCGTTTTTCCGAGTTCTCGCCCGAGGCGCACTTCACCACCGTGCAGGACCAGACGGTGTGGCAGAACACCTTCCGCCTGCCCATCGGCCGCGTGATGCTCGGCTACGAGTATCTCGAACAGCACGTCGATACCGGCCAGCCGATCGCGGTCGACAAGCGTTCGGTCGGCTCGGTGCTTGCCGGGTGGCAGGGCAGCTTCGGGCGCAACCGCCTGCAGGCCAACCTGCGCCATGACGACAATTCGCGCTTCGAGGACAAGACGACGGGCTCGCTCGCCTACGGCTACCAACTGAACGACCAGTGGCGCGTGCATGCGTCCTATGGCACTTCGTTCGCCGCGCCGACCTTCAACGACCTCTACTGGCCCGAGGACGTCTTCGTCTGCACGACGGCGATCTGCGGCTTCGACATGAGCTTCATCACCCGCGGCAACCGGGACGTCAAGCCGGAAGAGGGGCGTAGCCGCGAACTCGCGCTGCATTGGGAAGGTGCGCATGCCGCGGCGTCGGTGACCTACTTCAACAACAAGGTGCGCAACCTTATCGACTGGCAGTCGACGTTCCCGTCACCCGGTGTGTCGCTGCTGATGCCTTCGAACGTGGCCTCGGCGAAGCTCGAGGGCGTCAGCCTGAGCGGGCGTGCCGATGTCGGGGCGTGGAACGCTTCGGCGAACATCGATTTCCTGAAGGCGCGCGACGAGGACTCCGGCGACCATCTGCAGCGCCGCGCAGACCGCACGGCGACCTTCCGTCTGAGCCGCTCGATGGGGCAGCTGCTCGCCGGTGGCGAACTGGTCGCCAGCGGTGCCCGCTACAGCAGCAACGGCGAACGCGAGCGCCTCGGCGGCTACGGCATCGTGAATCTGTTCGCACGCTATGCGATCGATCGCGCGTGGTCGCTCGAAGGACGCGTCAATAATCTGTTCGACAAGAAGTACGAGCTGATCAAGGATTACAACACGCCGGGCGCAAACGTCTTCGTGGGCGTGCGTTACGCGCCGAAGTAA
- a CDS encoding iron ABC transporter permease, whose amino-acid sequence MPGRTSSGFVIAGLVLAGACALAWALAAGDLPIGLGEVFDALFRGAEGMGADVVRELRLPRAVAVFVCGGLLALAGALMQVLLRNPLADPYVLGVSGGAAVGALAAMLVGAASWVVDGAAFGGALAAMLVVFGLAHGDGSWTQTRLLLTGVIVAAGCGAAVTLMLSLATDTRLQSMLFWLMGDASGASRPWPALAVLVAGLVVVLPFARDLNVLARGEATATALGVRVQRLRYLLCVLASLLTAAAVTLVGSVGFVGLIVPHVVRFAIGNDQRLLLPAALLAGGTLLTVADTAARTVMAPVQLPVGVLTALIGVPVFLFLLSRNPR is encoded by the coding sequence ATGCCAGGACGCACATCGTCGGGCTTTGTGATTGCAGGGCTGGTGCTTGCGGGCGCGTGCGCGCTGGCGTGGGCGCTTGCCGCCGGCGACCTGCCGATCGGCCTCGGCGAGGTCTTCGATGCGCTCTTCCGCGGCGCCGAGGGCATGGGCGCCGACGTCGTGCGCGAACTGCGCCTGCCGCGTGCGGTGGCGGTGTTCGTGTGCGGCGGGCTGCTGGCGCTGGCCGGCGCGCTGATGCAAGTGCTGCTGCGCAATCCGCTCGCCGATCCCTACGTGCTGGGCGTCTCGGGCGGGGCGGCGGTCGGGGCGCTGGCGGCGATGCTGGTCGGCGCGGCGTCCTGGGTCGTCGATGGCGCGGCCTTCGGCGGCGCACTGGCGGCCATGCTGGTGGTGTTCGGACTGGCGCATGGCGACGGTTCGTGGACGCAGACCCGCCTGCTGCTCACCGGCGTCATCGTCGCGGCCGGCTGCGGCGCGGCGGTGACGCTGATGCTGTCGCTGGCGACGGACACGCGCCTGCAGTCGATGCTGTTCTGGCTGATGGGTGACGCGAGCGGCGCGAGCCGGCCTTGGCCGGCACTGGCGGTGCTCGTCGCGGGGCTCGTCGTGGTGCTGCCGTTCGCGCGCGACCTCAACGTGCTCGCGCGCGGCGAGGCGACGGCGACGGCCCTGGGCGTGCGCGTGCAGCGGCTGCGCTACCTGCTGTGCGTGCTCGCCTCGCTGTTGACCGCGGCGGCGGTGACGCTGGTCGGCTCCGTCGGCTTCGTCGGCCTGATCGTGCCGCACGTCGTGCGCTTCGCCATCGGCAACGACCAGCGCCTGCTGCTGCCGGCGGCGTTGCTGGCCGGCGGCACGCTGCTGACCGTCGCCGACACCGCTGCGCGCACCGTGATGGCGCCCGTGCAGCTGCCGGTCGGCGTGCTGACCGCGCTGATCGGCGTGCCGGTGTTCCTCTTCCTGCTGTCGCGGAATCCGCGCTGA
- a CDS encoding ABC transporter ATP-binding protein — protein sequence MASTDSSLVLLEADGIALQVGARWLCCEFSLRLAAGECLVLLGPNGAGKTTLLHTLAGLRAPTAGSVRLGGRPYADWDSLAAARFRGLLAQQQPDHFSASVLQTTLIGRHPHLGRWGWETAADIAIAQAALAEVGLAELAGRDILSLSGGERQRVSIATLLTQAPRLFLLDEPTNHLDLHYQVAVLELFARLKHAGRGVVMVLHDINLAARFADHVILLDGKGGVLAGTREEVLQADHLSRAFEHPIRRLDVDGRTLFIPD from the coding sequence ATGGCTTCGACTGATTCTTCCCTTGTCCTGCTGGAAGCCGACGGCATTGCGTTGCAGGTCGGGGCGCGCTGGCTGTGCTGCGAATTCAGCCTGCGGCTGGCGGCGGGCGAATGCCTCGTGCTGCTCGGGCCCAACGGCGCCGGCAAGACCACGCTGCTGCACACGCTGGCCGGCCTGCGCGCGCCGACGGCGGGCAGCGTGCGCCTTGGCGGCCGCCCCTACGCGGACTGGGACAGCCTCGCCGCGGCGCGCTTCCGCGGGCTCCTCGCGCAGCAGCAGCCGGACCATTTCTCGGCCTCGGTGCTTCAGACCACGCTGATCGGCCGTCATCCGCATCTCGGCCGATGGGGCTGGGAGACTGCAGCCGATATCGCCATCGCGCAGGCGGCGCTGGCCGAAGTGGGGCTGGCGGAACTCGCGGGACGGGACATCCTCAGCCTGTCCGGCGGCGAGCGCCAGCGCGTGTCGATCGCGACGCTGCTGACGCAGGCCCCGCGGCTCTTCCTGCTCGATGAACCGACGAATCACCTCGACCTGCACTATCAGGTCGCCGTGCTGGAGCTCTTCGCACGCCTCAAGCACGCGGGGCGTGGCGTCGTGATGGTGCTGCACGACATCAACCTGGCGGCCCGCTTCGCCGACCACGTGATCCTGCTCGACGGCAAGGGCGGCGTGCTGGCCGGTACGCGCGAGGAAGTCCTGCAGGCGGATCACCTCAGCCGCGCCTTCGAGCACCCGATCCGCCGGCTCGACGTCGACGGGCGCACCCTTTTCATTCCCGACTAG
- the cobO gene encoding cob(I)yrinic acid a,c-diamide adenosyltransferase, whose product MDTPDTDRNARHAERMQRKKAVVDEKIAAAQNERGVLLVNTGNGKGKSSAAFGVVARALGHGMKVGVMQFIKGRSDTGEEAFFRRQPDVVWHVMGEGFTWDTQDRARDVASAQAAWEQARALLRDPAIGLVVLDELNIALKYRYLEVETVVADLLARPAPQHVIVTGRAAPPELIEVADTVTDMGLVKHAFAAGVKAMPGLEY is encoded by the coding sequence ATGGATACCCCCGATACGGACAGGAACGCCCGACACGCCGAGCGCATGCAGCGCAAGAAAGCGGTCGTGGACGAAAAGATCGCCGCGGCGCAGAACGAGCGCGGCGTGCTGCTGGTCAATACCGGCAACGGCAAGGGCAAATCGAGCGCCGCCTTCGGCGTCGTCGCGCGTGCGCTCGGCCACGGCATGAAGGTGGGCGTCATGCAGTTCATCAAAGGGCGCTCGGACACCGGCGAGGAAGCCTTCTTCCGCCGCCAGCCCGACGTCGTGTGGCATGTGATGGGCGAAGGCTTCACCTGGGACACGCAGGACCGCGCGCGCGACGTGGCGAGCGCGCAGGCGGCGTGGGAGCAGGCGCGGGCGCTGTTGCGCGATCCCGCGATCGGGCTGGTGGTGCTCGACGAGTTGAACATCGCGCTGAAGTACCGTTACCTTGAAGTGGAAACGGTGGTCGCCGACCTGCTTGCGCGACCCGCGCCGCAGCACGTGATCGTGACCGGCCGCGCGGCCCCGCCCGAACTGATCGAGGTCGCCGACACGGTGACCGACATGGGTCTCGTCAAGCATGCCTTCGCTGCGGGTGTGAAGGCGATGCCGGGTCTGGAGTACTGA
- the cobA gene encoding uroporphyrinogen-III C-methyltransferase, with amino-acid sequence MSLPDLPNPRPGPAPGHVYLVGAGPGDPELLTLRGARLVAGADAIVYDNLVSPAIVDLAPASAERHYVGKKAADHTLPQDDINQLLVRLAQAGKRVVRLKGGDPFIFGRGGEEMEVLVAAGITVEVVPGVTAAAGIAAYAGIPLTHRDHARSVVFTTGFLKDGALDLDWPMLARRGQTLVIYMGISRLPDICRELVAHGLPAETPAGVVERGTTQAQRVAVGTLANLPQVVADEGIRPPALTIVGDVVGLYPRLAWFAPDSAPFAHAPHAGCSTTHRSEGDS; translated from the coding sequence ATGTCCCTTCCCGACCTCCCGAATCCCCGCCCCGGCCCCGCGCCGGGCCATGTCTACCTCGTCGGCGCCGGCCCCGGCGACCCCGAGCTGCTAACGCTGCGCGGCGCGCGCCTCGTCGCGGGCGCGGACGCGATCGTCTACGACAACCTCGTCAGCCCGGCGATCGTGGATCTCGCGCCGGCGTCGGCCGAACGCCATTACGTCGGCAAGAAGGCCGCCGACCACACGCTGCCGCAGGACGACATCAACCAGCTGCTGGTGCGCCTCGCGCAGGCGGGCAAGCGCGTCGTGCGCCTGAAGGGGGGAGACCCCTTCATCTTCGGGCGCGGCGGCGAGGAGATGGAAGTGCTCGTCGCGGCCGGCATCACCGTCGAGGTCGTGCCCGGCGTCACCGCCGCGGCGGGCATCGCTGCCTACGCCGGCATCCCGCTCACGCACCGCGACCATGCGCGGTCGGTGGTGTTCACGACCGGCTTCCTCAAGGATGGCGCGCTCGATCTCGATTGGCCGATGCTCGCGCGGCGCGGGCAGACGCTGGTCATCTACATGGGCATCTCGCGCCTGCCCGATATCTGCCGCGAACTCGTCGCGCACGGCCTGCCTGCGGAAACCCCGGCCGGCGTCGTCGAACGCGGCACGACGCAGGCGCAGCGCGTCGCCGTCGGTACGCTCGCGAACCTGCCGCAGGTAGTCGCGGACGAAGGCATCCGCCCGCCGGCACTGACCATCGTCGGCGATGTCGTCGGCCTGTATCCGAGGCTCGCGTGGTTCGCGCCGGACAGCGCGCCGTTCGCACATGCGCCGCATGCAGGCTGCTCCACGACGCATCGCAGCGAGGGCGACTCATGA